One genomic region from Macellibacteroides fermentans encodes:
- a CDS encoding CBS domain-containing protein, whose product MLVKDFLTKDIPVLKSFDTVEYGLGLMDDFKIKHLPLTEDGLYRCLVSEKELLSLTGSNSTVGEAVVFAPSVTENGHLLEALSLVARYRLSFLPVISQTGEYMGGLTADRLLNALSDTTHAESEGSIVMLEMLPQDYSLSDIARVIESNHAHVLSLLSHMDSITGRLIISIKIDLEDASPVIRSFERFNYTVLFYFMKKGMVDDLLEQRMSELMYYINM is encoded by the coding sequence ATGTTGGTAAAAGATTTCTTAACAAAAGACATTCCCGTGTTAAAAAGTTTTGATACGGTTGAATATGGATTAGGATTAATGGATGACTTTAAAATCAAGCATCTTCCTCTCACGGAGGATGGTTTGTATCGTTGTCTGGTATCCGAAAAAGAATTGTTATCTCTAACCGGTAGTAATTCTACGGTTGGAGAGGCAGTCGTTTTTGCACCATCAGTAACGGAAAACGGCCATTTGCTTGAGGCCTTGTCTCTTGTTGCAAGATATAGATTGAGCTTTTTACCGGTGATATCTCAGACTGGCGAATATATGGGCGGACTCACTGCCGATCGTCTGTTAAATGCATTGTCTGATACAACGCATGCTGAATCAGAAGGAAGTATCGTTATGCTGGAGATGCTCCCGCAGGATTATTCACTTTCAGATATTGCCCGTGTCATAGAATCAAATCATGCCCATGTATTGAGCTTGCTATCCCATATGGATAGTATTACGGGAAGACTTATCATCTCAATTAAAATAGATTTGGAAGATGCTTCTCCTGTTATACGTAGTTTCGAACGATTCAACTACACTGTTCTCTTTTATTTTATGAAAAAAGGTATGGTCGACGATTTACTTGAGCAGCGAATGAGCGAATTAATGTACTACATCAACATGTAA
- a CDS encoding NAD kinase, whose product MKVGVFGSEYQEEKQNVIKRLFEKLIEKEAEIYVDYRFHIFLTDVLNYSPPIKGELFDDDFDLDVALSVGGDGTFLRTAARVNKQDIPILGINTGRLGFLADVSNNELEDTLEELFKNYYKIEERTLLRLHTEERAYRGYNYALNEIAILKRDTSSMITIHTSLNNEYLASYEADGLVIATPTGSTAYSMSVNGPIIIPQSNSMVLSPVAPHSLNVRPLVIPDTYVITLGVESRSKNFLIALDGRSEVFPTGIELIISKADYTTKVIKRYNHTFYKTLRDKLMWGADVRMK is encoded by the coding sequence ATGAAAGTTGGCGTATTTGGGAGCGAATATCAGGAAGAAAAGCAAAATGTGATTAAGCGGCTTTTTGAGAAACTGATCGAAAAGGAGGCGGAAATTTATGTGGATTATCGTTTTCATATCTTTCTGACGGATGTTTTGAATTACAGTCCGCCCATTAAGGGTGAGTTGTTTGATGATGATTTCGACCTGGATGTAGCATTGAGTGTAGGGGGAGACGGAACATTCCTACGTACGGCGGCCCGTGTAAATAAGCAGGATATACCCATTTTAGGGATTAATACCGGGCGGTTAGGCTTTTTGGCCGATGTATCTAATAATGAATTGGAAGATACCTTGGAAGAGCTTTTTAAAAACTATTATAAAATTGAAGAGCGAACCTTGTTACGGCTTCATACAGAAGAAAGGGCATACCGGGGTTATAATTACGCATTAAATGAAATTGCCATCTTGAAGAGAGATACCTCTTCAATGATTACGATCCATACCTCATTGAATAATGAGTATCTTGCTTCTTATGAAGCAGACGGACTTGTAATTGCTACTCCAACAGGTTCTACGGCTTATTCCATGAGTGTAAACGGACCAATAATCATTCCTCAAAGTAACAGCATGGTTTTAAGTCCGGTTGCTCCCCATAGTCTTAATGTGAGGCCATTGGTAATACCAGATACTTATGTTATAACCTTAGGGGTTGAGAGCAGAAGTAAGAATTTCCTTATAGCCTTGGATGGCAGGTCGGAAGTTTTTCCTACAGGCATCGAATTAATTATAAGCAAAGCCGACTATACAACGAAGGTTATCAAACGATACAACCATACATTCTATAAAACCCTGCGTGATAAATTAATGTGGGGAGCAGATGTCAGGATGAAATAA
- the mdh gene encoding malate dehydrogenase, which yields MSKVTVVGAGNVGATCANVLAFNEVADEIVMLDVKEGVSEGKAMDMMQTAQLLGFDSTVVGCTNDYAQTANSDVVVITSGIPRKPGMTREELIGVNAGIVKSVATNVLTYSPNAIIVVISNPMDTMTYLSLKSLGIPKNRIIGMGGALDSSRFKYYLSQALGCNANEVEGMVIGGHGDTTMIPLARLATYKGIPVSELLSAEELEKVVKATMVGGATLTGLLGTSAWYAPGAAGAFVVESIIKNQKKLIPSCVALEGEYGQNDICIGVPTIIGRNGVEKIVEVELNAAEKALFVASADAVRKTNDVLKEINVL from the coding sequence ATGTCTAAAGTAACAGTTGTTGGCGCCGGTAACGTAGGTGCTACATGCGCAAATGTTCTTGCATTCAATGAAGTAGCTGATGAAATTGTAATGCTTGATGTAAAAGAAGGCGTTTCAGAAGGTAAGGCAATGGATATGATGCAGACTGCTCAATTGCTTGGTTTCGATTCAACAGTAGTAGGTTGCACAAACGACTATGCTCAAACAGCCAATTCAGACGTTGTGGTTATCACATCTGGTATTCCACGTAAGCCTGGTATGACTCGCGAAGAGTTGATCGGCGTTAACGCAGGCATTGTTAAAAGCGTAGCTACCAACGTTCTTACATATTCTCCAAATGCCATCATCGTGGTTATTTCTAACCCTATGGACACAATGACGTATCTATCTCTTAAGTCGTTAGGTATTCCTAAAAACCGTATCATCGGTATGGGTGGTGCTTTGGATAGCTCTCGTTTCAAATATTATCTGTCTCAGGCTTTAGGTTGCAATGCAAACGAAGTTGAAGGTATGGTAATTGGTGGTCACGGTGATACTACTATGATTCCTTTGGCTCGCCTTGCTACTTACAAAGGTATTCCTGTAAGCGAATTGTTGAGTGCCGAAGAATTAGAAAAGGTAGTTAAAGCTACAATGGTAGGTGGTGCTACACTGACTGGTTTATTGGGTACATCTGCATGGTATGCTCCGGGTGCTGCTGGTGCTTTCGTTGTTGAATCAATCATCAAAAACCAGAAGAAACTTATTCCTTCTTGTGTTGCTCTTGAAGGCGAATATGGTCAAAACGACATCTGTATCGGTGTTCCAACAATCATTGGTCGCAATGGTGTTGAAAAAATCGTTGAAGTAGAACTTAATGCAGCCGAAAAAGCATTGTTCGTTGCCAGTGCAGATGCTGTACGCAAAACAAACGATGTATTGAAAGAAATCAATGTTCTTTAA